A portion of the Podospora pseudoanserina strain CBS 124.78 chromosome 2, whole genome shotgun sequence genome contains these proteins:
- a CDS encoding hypothetical protein (EggNog:ENOG503P4SN), which translates to MTPRILNDDSSGIVRTRDFILLSKATHRAACFLANYYHTQLPIIINMDAAGLAVSIATLYSTCRDCYNFFTTSILKAWGFHWRIQDGGDTQQPGQIRQNQTKLHNYLLKNRFKAEGVFNILSALADTLSNQEELVRGYGIQFRSTQAIQDGSQLASNVQLAIQNTTIEDIKPVITEFKQRLSKLNKFKWALRDKDDFRKLISDLKSHSESLYRLCPENAFESMNVYFTMDCLAVQESPAVLKWTSRVATEHAEIDKGSSVRPDYELLALAATLKASVDKNRDKVQTDDGKLTTIGEEERNMKYLGKGLALFEGEVVYVEMRDYRGPPLDLTPEQKRKIKRRRTRARLLVEGKDVSSDEEDDGEPIKPIRPADPRLRILIRNFFNTFWGNNTMKSVYGLNIAGMIDHTEGDHEGDCSILYRLPSTIGIHSRQQPAENLKLRALVRLKSLLGTRKMDGIRSTLGSRFELARSLVRAVCMLHSSGWLHKNILAESVMFFPKHVSTLQEDRYEIKIEIDVSKPILMGYIFSRPDDIKHETRKPSSQKDELRKPLDSEEKHGRIFSRPASIYGRDILNKTKEPEQTKDLNIAGFTLDYYQHPAKHADPQAAVPPCI; encoded by the exons ATGACACCTCGAATATTAAATGATGACAGCTCTGGCATAGTCAGGACCCGAGATTTTATTCTTCTATCAAAGGCAACCCACCGCGCGGCGTGTTTTTTAGCCAATTATTACCACACACAATTAcctatcatcatcaacatggaCGCTGCTGGACTTGCCGTCAGCATTGCCACCCTATACTCAACATGTCGGGATTGTTACAACTTTTTTACCACT TCCATTCTGAAAGCCTGGGGCTTCCATTGGCGCATTCAGGATGGAGGCGACACTCAGCAACCTGGCCAGATCAGACAGAACCAAACCAAGCTTCACAACTACCTATTGAAGAACCGCTTCAAAGCCGAGGGCGTCTTCAACATCCTCTCTGCCCTTGCCGACACACTGTCAAACCAAGAGGAACTTGTCAGAGGATATGGAATCCAGTTTCGGTCAACGCAAGCAATTCAGGATGGATCCCAGTTGGCCAGCAATGTCCAGTTAGCCATTCAGAACACGACAATCGAGGACATCAAACCTGTGATCACTGAATTCAAGCAACGTCTCTCGAAACTCAACAAGTTTAAGTGGGCTCTGAGAGATAAGGATGACTTCAGAAAACTCATTTCCGACTTGAAATCCCACAGCGAATCCCTCTACCGCCTTTGCCCTGAAAACGCCTTTGAGTCGATGAATGTCTACTTTACCATGGATTGTTTGGCTGTCCAGGAGTCACCGGCAGTGCTGAAGTGGACTTCAAGAGTCGCAACTGAGCATGCAGAAATCGACAAGGGTTCTTCGGTCCGTCCGGACTACGAACTGCTGGCTTTAGCGGCTACATTGAAGGCATCTGTAGACAAAAACAGGGACAAGGTGCAGACAGATGACGGCAAGCTCACCACTATCGGTGAGGAGGAACGCAATATGAAGTATTTGGGGAAGGGTCTTGCTCTGTTTGAAGGTGAAGTTGTCTATGTGGAAATGCGAGACTATCGCGGACCGCCACTAGACCTCACACCGGAACAGAAACGGAAGATCAAGCGCCGTCGGACTCGAGCGCGACTGTTGGTTGAAGGCAAAGACGTCAGCagcgacgaagaagacgatggCGAGCCGATAAAGCCCATCAGACCGGCTGATCCCAGACTTCGGATTCTAATTCGAAACTTTTTCAACACATTTTGGGGCAACAATACAATGAAAAGTGTCTATGGGCTTAACATTGCTGGCATGATTGATCATACTGAAGGGGACCATGAAGGCGATTGCAGCATCCTCTATAGGCTCCCGAGCACGATAGGCATTCACAGTCGGCAGCAGCCAGCGGAGAATCTGAAGCTCCGTGCACTTGTTCGACTAAAATCCCTTCTTGGCACCAGGAAAATGGATGGCATCCGGTCAACACTGGGTTCGCGATTTGAGCTTGCCAGAAGTCTTGTGCGTGCCGTCTGCATGCTTCACTCAAGCGGGTGGCTACACAAGAACATACTTGCAGAGTCTGTCATGTTCTTTCCGAAACACGTGAGCACGCTCCAAGAGGACCGCTATGAAATCAAAATTGAAATAGATGTTTCGAAGCCCATCCTGATGGGCTATATTTTTTCTCGGCCAGACGACATCAAGCATGAAACGCGCAAACCTTCCTCTCAAAAGGATGAACTTAGAAAGCCCCTA GATTCAGAGGAAAAGCATGGAAGGATTTTCTCCCGGCCAGCTAGTATATATGGCCGCGATATACTGAACAAGACCAAAGAACCGGAACAAACAAAAGATCTAAACATTGCTGGCTTTACACTCGACTATTATCAGCACCCGGCAAAGCACGCAGATCCGCAGGCGGCGGTACCGCCATGCATATGA
- a CDS encoding hypothetical protein (COG:E; EggNog:ENOG503NYDT), whose protein sequence is MAPGILVEEPAAQLPQVTKSNLDAPRHIFPDGIRTSGQHPPLYDVLKPYSEFPKEITGRTVWKRDEFINNPEKWVHPFTDEEVAELSATADAFIASGTPLTGISKENFVLPKLGKVLTDLREDLLNGKGFILFKRFPADVWGPEKNAVAYMGLGTYLGYFVSQNGRGHVLGHVKDVGDDPTQIHTVRIYRTAARQFFHADDGDIVGLLCVHRAQEGGESDIVSVHNVWNILQKEHPDVAETLTKPIWYFDRKGEVSDGQEEWVRQPIVYIENGGQGRLYCKWDPYYVKSLTRFSDKGIIPPLSEEQLHALKVLEDTCQQEALHMVLEVGDIQFLSNAHLLHARTAYRDFAPPAPRRHLLRLWLATPEGEGGWALPMPDSHEKKRGGIQVNDTPPRAPLDAE, encoded by the exons ATGGCTCCTGGAATCCTAGTAGAAGAGCCTGCGgctcaacttcctcaagTCACCAAGAGCAACCTCGATGCCCCCCGCCACATTTTCCCTGACGGCATCCGCACATCTGGccagcacccccctctcTACGACGTCCTGAAGCCCTACTCTGAGTTTCCCAAGGAGATCACCGGCCGCACAGTATGGAAGCGTGATGAattcatcaacaaccctgAGAAGTGGGTGCACCCCTTCacagatgaggaggttgccgagTTGTCCGCCACCGCCGACGCTTTCATCGCCAGCGGCACACCACTCACCGGCATCTCCAAGGAGAACTTTGTCCTTCCCAAGCTCGGCAAGGTCTTGACTGACCTCCGGGAAGATCTCCTCAACGGCAAGGGCTTTATCCTCTTCAAGCGCTTCCCTGCCGATGTTTGGGGCCCAGAGAAGAACGCCGTTGCCTACATGGGTCTCGGCACCTATCTTGGATACTTTGTCTCTCAGAACGGCCGCGGCCACGTCCTCGGCCACGTCAAGGATGTCGGTGATGACCCGACTCAGATCCACACCGTCCGCATCTATCGCACTGCCGCCCGCCAGTTCTTCCacgctgatgatggtgatatCGTCGGTCTTTTGTGCGTACACCGCGCccaggagggtggtgagagcgACATTGTCTCGGTTCATAACGTCTGGAACATTCTCCAGAAGGAGCACCCTGATGTTGCCGAGACTCTGACCAAGCCGATCTGGTACTTTGACCGCAAGGGTGAGGTCAGCGATGGCCAGGAGGAGTGGGTTCGCCAGCCTATTGTTTACATAGAGAACGGTGGCCAGGGCCGTCTCTACTGCAAGTGGGATCCCTACTATGTCAAGTCTTTGACCAGATTCTCCGACAAGGGTATCATTCCTCCTCTCAGCGAGGAGCAACTTCATGCTCTGAAGGTGCTTGAGGATACCTGCCAGCAGGAGGCTCTGCACAtggttttggaggttggagacATTCAGTTCTTGAGTAATGCTCACTTGCTCCATGCTCGCACTGCTTACAGGG ACTTTgcccctcccgctcccagAAGACATCTCCTCAGACTCTGGCTCGCCACTcccgagggtgagggcgggTGGGCCCTTCCCATGCCTGACAGCCATGAGAAGAAACGTGGTGGTATCCAGGTCAACGACACTCCTCCTCGTGCGCCTCTTGATGCCGAGTAA